The nucleotide window TTGCTCGAGCTCCCACTTGGCATTGCGCCAGGTGAAGTAGGTGTAGGACTGGGAGAAGCCGATCTTTGCCAGCCGATACATGACCTTCGGCTTGGTGAAGGCTTCCGACAGGAAGACGACATCGGGATGACGGGCCCTGATATCACCGATCAGCCATTCCCAGAACGGAAAGGGCTTTGTGTGCGGATTGTCGACGCGAAACAGCTTGACGCCCTGGTCCACCCAAAGCTGGACGACATCCCTGAGCTCCACCCATAATGAAGGCAGCGCATCTTTTGTGTAGAAATCGACGTTGACGATGTCCTCGTATTTCTTCGGCGGGTTTTCGGCATATTTGATCGTGCCGTCGGGACGCCAGTCGAACCAGCCGGGATGCTCCTTCAGCCAGGGGTGATCTGGCGACGCCTGGATTGCGAGGTCGAGAGCAATCTCCAGGCCATGCCGGCCAGCCTCTTCCACAAGCCGGCGGAAATCCTCGAACTCGCCGAGCTCGGGATGGATAGCGTCATGGCCGCCGTCCCCGGAGCCGATGGCATAGGGACTTCCGGGGTCGCCCGGTCCGGCTTTCAGGCTGTTGTTTCGGCCTTTCCGGTTGGTCGAGCCGATCGGATGAATCGGCGGGAAATAGAGCACGTCGAAGCCCATGTCACGGATGGCGGGCAATCTCGGGATGACGTCGTCGAAGGTGCCGTGCCGGTCCGGATCGCCGCTCTGCGAGCGCGGGAAGATCTGGTACCAACTGGCAAAGGCAGCCTCCTTGCGTTCGGCATCGACGGCGCTTGCCGTCGAGCGAAGCCGAAACGGTCGCCTGTCCGCCTTGTTCATCAATTCCAATGTCCCGGCATCGAGCAGGATCGCCGTGCGCTCGGCATCAGACGCCCTTTCGAGACTGTCGCCGAGGGCCTTCAATTCGGCATTGAGCGTTGCGCCGGCATGCATCTCAGCCGAGCGGATGAGGTTCAATCCCTCCTGGAGTTCGAGCTTCAGGTCCAGCCTGGCATCGTTCTTCTTCGTCAACTCGTAGCGGAAGATCGCAAACGGGTTCTTCCATGCCTCGACGGCAAATTCATAGCGTCCAATGCGCTCCAGCAAGAATTCGGCGCGCCAGCGGTCATTTTCGACCAATTGCATCTCCGTCTCATTCCAGTCTGCCGCATCGAGCGGTCGCCAGAGCAGGACCGCGGCGATCGGGTCGTGGCCGTCGGCGAATATATCCGCCTCCACGGTGAGGATGTCGCCGACCACCCGCTTGACGGGAAAGCGGCCGTCATCGACCCGTGGCATAATGCTCTCGATCGCGAGGCGCGGCGAAGCGACCGCCTGCTCGATATCGAGGATCGGCCGCGATGTGATCGGCGCCGGCGCCTTGCCTTCGATCACCAGGGTCTCCCCTGCCCGCAGCCGCAGAGCCGTACCATCGGCTGCGGCGGGAAGAAAACCGGAAGCCGCTTCGCGCAGTGCGGTTACCGGAGCAGGCGCACTTTTCCGAAGGTCCCTGTTGAGCAGGATGAACCGCACATTCTCGGCGCTGCGAAGGTCTTCCACCGCCGATTGCAGCAGCGCTGAGACCGGTCCGTTGGCGTTGCGGATAAGCCGCAGCGATGCGGCACGCGCATGAGGGTTCTTGCCGATCTCAGTGTTCGCAAGGCGAATTTCGGAGGAGATATCGAAAGCGAGGTCATGGCGCATCCCCCGCAAGCCCGTTCCATTCCCATGGGTCGGATCGAGCGGCGTGGTTGCGCCATATTCGAAACCCATCGGAACCATCACGCCACCGCCGAGCGAGGCAGCAAGGCGCAGAGCCCTGATGGCGCGTCGTTCGAGGATTTCGCGGCTCTCGGTTCCGTGCGCGATCCGCCTGGCGAATGGTGGCTCCGGAAAAGCGATCTGCCAGCCAAGCTGCTTCTGGACGCGGTGTTCTTCGATGAACCATCTCTCGTCAAAATCCCACCAAGCCATCGATGAAAAACATCCATCGAAGCCTGTATTCTTGACCGCGTCCCTCACCCCGAAATCAGTGCCGGGCGTCCAGGCGAGGAATTGCGCGTCCGCCTTCTCGCGCACCGCCGAAATCAGCGATTTGAAAACCGCCGGCGCAATGCGATCGATCCCCAGCGCCCGATAGCCGGCGAGCCCAAGACCGGCCAACCCTCGCAGCCGTTCGGTCCATTCTTCCAACAGCCGCGATTGAGACTCCGCCTCCATCGCGATCATCGGTTCCGCCGGGTCCAATGGCGAGCGCCTCGGATCGACCGGGCGAAAGCCTGCCTTGGGATCCCGGGCCTTGCCGTCGAGCATCAGGTCCATCATCAGGGCGACGCCGCTCTTGCGGGCGGCCTCCGCCAGGCGTCCCAGCCCATCCTCGACTGCGCTTCCGAGCGACAGTTGAGGATCGAGACGATTCAGATCCTGGGAGGCAAAGATACTGCGCTCCCCGCCCCGATCGAAGAGAGGTGCCGTCAGCACACGATCGAAACCGGTATCCGCAGCGTGGTCGAAAGCCTCACGCCACGCATCGATACCCTGAAGAAGGAGTGGATTGACATAATAGATCCGGGGTGGGGTGCTCAACACACCCTGGTTTGGAGAGAATGACATCGGCCGCCGCTCGAGTTTGGTTTGAAGGCAAACTTCCGTTGGCCGCGGTTGTTCCACTGAAACTGCCATTCGCGATGCGCAGACATCGTCGACCGCACTGGCGCGGGATCGATAGGACCCGCTCCGTTCGCGCATCAAAGGCCCTGGATTCCGCAGACGAGCCTTGAAATTTCGTGACGTATTTGGATAGTCTTCCGCGTCCAGGGAGGGTGACCCATTCCGCACAGTTCTGAAAGAGCAGGCGCCCGAACGGGACTTGATATATCCGAATGAATCACTGCGATTGCAATAGAGGCGACCAGACGTGAATCCATCGGTGGAATTGTGTTCATACCCCGAACTCGATGATCGAATCGTGATCGTCAGGGCGGGAGACGAAGTTGATGCCGTGTTCGTCCGGACCCAGAGGTTCAACGTCCTGATCGATACGCTCGGAACGCCCGAACTCTGCAAGGCGGCGCTGGACCTGCTCGAGGTACAGACGAACACCCGTCCGCTGATTGTCATCAATTCGCACATGGATTGGGATCATTTCTGGGGGAATGCCGCCATTGCCGGGCGCGCTCCGATTATCGCGCATGCCGCCGCGCTCGACCGTTTACGCGACCCTTCCGCACGCGAAGTCCTGAGGGACAAGGCGAGCCAGGAGTCGAGGTTTCGGAATGTCGACCTCATCGGTCCCGATATCACGTTCGCAGGCTCGATGACCCTCAACGGCGGCGACCTGACACTGGAGCTCATTCATACACCTGGACACACGCCCGACCATATCGCCGTATGGATTCCCGAACTTCGCATCTGCCTGGCCGTCGATGCGGTGGAATACCCCGTTCCCGAAGTCTGGAGCAAAAATGCAGACGACCTCCGCTTGATCCGTTCCTCGCTCGAGCGGATACGTGGCCTGGATGCAAGACTGGTCATCCCGGCGCACGGCCGGACCTATTCCCCTTCGGCGGTGGATGAGAACCTCGCCTATTTCCAAGCCCTGGCCGATCGTGTCGGCAGCTTGAGCAAGAGCCAGCTGGCGGATCCGCAACTCGACGGTTCAAGCGGCCTGCGGCTTGAAGACTTCGTCCCCATCCCCGACGGAATGCCTTCCGACGTGGTGGCTTTCTATCGGAAATGCCATGAGACAAACCTCGGCGCCACGGTTCAAGCCCATATCGAAGAGGCCGGACAGTGAAATTGTTGGGGGGCGGGCGAGCTGGGCAGATCTGGCGTGACGGCAACACCGTGATCAGGCCTGCCGGCGCATGGACGCCGACGGTGCACCGGTTCTTGCGCCATCTCAGGAGCAGAGGTTTTCCGGGAGCGCCGGATCCCATTGAGATAACCGGAAACCAGGAAGTCGTCAGTTATGTCAGCGGGCGCGTCTGCGAAGACCTGAGCGACCAATTTGTCGGATCGGAGCGCATGCTGCTTTCCGCAGCCAAGCTTCTGAGCGATTTTCATTCGGCATCTCAAGGATTTCTGGAAGTGGATCGCGAGGTCCAGACATGGATGTTGCCGCCACAGGAGCCACGCCAGATCATATGCCACGGCGATTATGCGCCCTATAACGTCGCCACGGCAGGTCATGCGGTTGTCGGGATCATCGATTTCGATACCGCCCATCCCGCGCCGCGCCTATGGGATCTGGCCTATTCGGTCTACCGCTGGGCGCCGCTTTCCGATCCTGCCAATCCTCATGTGACCTTCAGCCTCAACGAACAGCTGCGGCGAGCGGAACTCTTCTGCACGGCATATGGAGCGACGAAGGAAGAACGGCTCCAGCTCCCCGAGATGATTTGCTGGCGGCTTCAGGCGCTCGTCGATTTCATGCTGGCGAGTGCGGCCGCTGGAGATGAGACGTTCGTGGAGGACGTGGTTGCCGGAGACGCCCGGCTCTATCTCAGCGATATGGACTATGTTCGCAGCCATCGGGATCGGCTGCTGAAGGCCTTGTGCTGACGTATCTTCGCCAGCCCGGATATTCCGTCTGCCCCCTACATCACATATCTATAGCCACTTCTTTCGACGGAAGAAACCGAAGAGGCCCAGGCACAAGGTGACGATGACGCCAAGCACGACGAAATAGCCGTACTGGAATTTCAGCTCCGGCATATCGTTGAAATTCATCCCGTAGATACCGGCGATCGCGGTGGGAACGGCGAGGATTGCCGCCCAGGCGGCGAGCTTGCGGGCGATCGCCGTCTGCTCCGTCTGGCCGATCATCACGCTGGCCTCGAAGGCGAAGGCAAGGACCTCGCGCAGCGCATCGATATCTTCCTGAACCCGGCGCACGTGATCGGTCACATCGCGAAACAGCGACTGGAGTGTGGGATCCATGCCGGGAAGATCGATATGCTCGTACCGCCGACAGACGTCCACGAGCGGCACGACGGCGTTGCGCAGCCGCAGCAGCTTGCGTCGCAACAAGTAAAGCCGCTCGATGTCGGACTTTTCCAGCTGTTCGCGCAGCACCAGATCCTCGAGCTTCTCGACCTCCTCCTGCACGACCTCGATGACAGGCATGTAGTTGTCGACGATGAAATCGAGGATGGAATAGAGAATATAGTTCTCGCCGTGGGCAAGTGCTGCCGGCGTGGCCTCGCATCGCTGCCGCACCGCCAGGTACGAAGACGAGTCCCCGTGGCGGACGGAGACGACATAACCGCGACCGACGAACAAATGTGTTTCGCCGAAGACGATTTCGTCATCCTTCATATGGGCGGTCCGGGCGACGATGAACATCGCGTCGCCATAAATCTCCAGCTTCGGGCGCTGGTGAGGCTGTGCTGCGTCCTCGATCGCCAGGGCATGGAGATTGAACTCGGCCTGAACCTGGTGCAGCAGCACTTCATCCGGCTCGTGCAGGCCAATCCAGACGACGGCATTCTCCCGGCTTCGCCATTCGCCGGCCTCTTCTATCCTGATGTCGCGAATGCGTTGCCCATGCTGATAGACGGCGGCGGCCACGACGCCGGGCCGTTCATACGGAGGCGATGTGGAACCGCTACCTGCTTGCGCCAGAGCACTGTCCAGATCCTTCAGCCGTTCCAAATCCAGCTATCCTCTCCATTCCCGCAGGGGATCATATATCCGCGGGGCCAATCCCTTCGCCGGTCAGGCGCTCAGCCGATCATAATGCTATTTCGTAAAACATGCATCACCGCGTCGGTGTGGGTACCAGCCGCCTTTATCGTGGCCAGGCGCCCAGGTAGCATCACGTGTCCGTGGAAATATCGTCCCAATCCTGGTCCATGTAGCCAATCAGCCAGTTGAGAGCGTAATGCCGCTCGTAGACCACGCCCTTATCCAATCCGGCTGGAGGCTCCTCTCCCTTCAGCCGCGCGTTCACGGCGGCCCAATCGTAGCGGAAAATGAGGTCGGCGGCGTCCAGGAGCTCTTTCTGCGGACGAAGCTTGGCACGACGCATCAGCCCATCCGTCCCGAGTTCGCGCAGCGTGTTCGCAATGAATGGCACGTCGCAAATATGGTCGGGACGGTCGAGATCGGAGCTGATCCCGAGTGCCCACAACATGACGTCCACGCCCTCGTAGCGCCAGGCCAAGTTCGTCCGATCCTGATCCGTGGGATCGGGATCGTCCATGAACGCCCGTTCCTTCGGGGTGAAAAAACTTGCCGCGTCGAACTGCCGGATGAGAGCCTGACCCATTTCGTGGTCGCCGGTCTCGCCTTTCACGGCGACGATCGCAAGCGCAATCGTGCGCTGAACGACAGCCTTTGTATTTCGGCGGGTGCTCTCGCTCTCGGGCTCGATGGTCGGCAGATGATCGATGGTCGGCACGCCTTCCGATTGAAGCTGGGCGATAGACCGAGCTTTGCGTGCCCCCGCTTCGTCGGCGGGTTGCGAAACGGCCGCCTGCATCGGAAGGATCCATGCGAAAAGGGCGGAAAATATGCGCTTCATCATTTCTGGCTCGTGTCATCCCTGACGCCGCATCGATAGGCATTTTCCTGCTTTAGCGGGAGCCCGAGCACGAAGGCGGCGGCGATTTTCCGGAAAACTGGTAAACGGCTTTTTTACATATGGAACAAATCGTTAAATTTTTTTCGCTACAAAAGTCCTTGGCCAACCGGTATGAAGCCGGCGTTCGATGAGGACTTTCGATGCGTCGTCCAAACATAAAATCGAGCTTGCTATTGATTTTCAGCGGCATTGCTCTTCTTTTCGGTCTTGTCGCCTATCTCGCGGTCGACGGTCTTCGAAATACGAACGGCTCCACTGAAGAAATTGCGACCCATTGGCTGCCGAGCGTTCAGGCTTCGCAGGCGATCAATCTCTCCATGACGAATTTGCGCCTCGCCTATCGTGATCACATCATCGCGCAGTCGGATGCGGAAAAGAAAACACGCGAAGACGCCATTAAAGTCGCCGAGGATGCAGTCGGCAAATCGGTGGACGCCTATCTTCTGCTGGCTTCATCCGACCATGAGCGTGAACTGATCAGGACGATTAAGGAAAGTGTTGGAGGCTACATCGCCAGCAGCTCGCAGCTGCTCGCCCTTTCCCGCGCCAACAAGACCGAAGAAGCCGGGCAATATCTGGGCGGAGAGATGCGCTCCTATTCGGACAAGCTCAAGGAAGCCACGACGACCCTGGTCGAATTGGACGTCAGCGGCAGCAACAAGGCGGCCGAACTCAGCAAGCAAACCTTCGATTCGATAGAGTTCTATCTGCTTGCGGCGATCGGCGTTGCTGGATTGCTCGTTCTCGGCGCCGTCGCTTTCGTGCTGACGGGCATCGCCAATCCGATTACCGGGATCACCGCCTCGATGCGGCGGCTGGCCGAGGGAGACACAGATTCGGAGATTCCATTTGCAAACCGCGCCGATGAGATCGGATCGATGGCGGGAGCGGTGGAGATCTTCCGCCAGGCCGCGATCACCAACAAGCGGATGGCAATCGAAGCCGACGAAAACCGCAACAGGGCGGAGGCCGATCGCCTTGCCGCCCAGGAGCAGGCGGAAGCCGACGCCTCGGAGCGGTTGCGCATTGCCACCTCGGGTCTCGCCGCCGGTTTGAAGCGGTTGGCGGCAGGCGACCTCGCCTTCCAGCTCAACGAGGCCTTCGCGCCGGACTTCGAAGCGCTACGCCATGACTTCAACCAGTCCGTCACCCAACTCGGCGCGACGCTTAGAGCTATTTCCGACAGCATCGGTACGATCGACGAAGGCACGCGGGAAATTTCTTCCGGGGCGAGCGATCTTGCAAAGCGCACGGAGCAGCAGGCAGCTTCACTCGAAGAGACAGCGGCCGCACTGGAGGAGATCACAGCGAACGTGTCGAACTCCAGCAAACGAACCGAGGAGACGCGCACGGTGGCCACGGAGGCAAATCGCAGCGCCGGGGTCTCCGCGGAAGTCGTTTCCCACGCCGAAGAGGCAATGGAACGCATCGAGACCTCGTCGCAGCAGATTTCCAACATCATCAGCGTCATCGACGAAATCGCGTTCCAGACCAACCTTCTGGCACTGAATGCCGGCGTGGAAGCGGCAAGAGCCGGCGAAGCCGGCAAGGGCTTCGCGGTCGTCGCCCAGGAAGTGCGTGAACTCGCCCAGCGCTCGGCAAGTGCTGCCAAGGAAATCAAGGGCCTGATCCAGAACTCCTCGAAAGAGGTGGAAGGCGGGGTCAAGCTGGTGCGCGATACCGGCCAGGCCTTGAAGACCATCGGCGGCTTCATCACCCAGATCAATCACCATATGGATTCGATCGCCACCTCTGCGAAAGAGCAGTCCATCGGACTCAGCGAAGTCAATGTCGCGGTCAACCGGATGGACCAGACCACGCAGCAGAACGCAACCATGGTGCAACAGTCGACCGCGGCATCCAATTCTCTCGCGCAGGAAGCCCAGAAGCTTCGCGAACTCATCGCCCAGTTCAGGCTCGACGATGCGGTCAGTCAGTCCTCGGCTCTTCGCTCGACGGCGAGAACCATGGCGCAGCCCGCAGCCCGTGCAGCCGTGCATGCGGTTGCCGCTCGCCGCTGAAACGGACGGCGACAGGAAACCCCGACATAAAAAGGCGCCCGGCGATTGCCGGGCGCTTTTCATTCGGTCAGGACGCGAAGGCCGGTTTGCGCCGCGCGCCCATTCTCAACACGAAATAGATCGCCCCGCCGATGGCGACGCCGAAGAACCAGCCATAAGTTCCCCACCAGTCCGGCAGGATGGTGGTGAAGGTCGGCAGGATCGAGGAGAAGAGCACGCCCACCGCGAATGCGATGAAGGCATTGCCGTGCCATCCGCTCTGGAACCGGAACTCGCCATTCTCATGATAGAGCGCTTCGACGTTCAGCTGGCTTCTCCGGATGAGATAGTAATCCACCATCATGATGCCGAAGATCGGTCCCATCGTCGATCCGATGAAATTGACGAAATGCGCAGCACCCGTCTCCCACGGAGCAAACGGGTAAAGCACGAGAGCGATCAATGCGGCGATATATCCACCGCGTTTGAAGTTGATTTGGCGCGGGAAGACATTGGCGAAGTCGAAGGCCGGCGACACGAAGTTCGCCACGACGTTGATGCCGAGCGTTGCGATCGCGAATGTCAGCGCCGCAAGCAGCGCCAGGAACCAGCTGTCGAATTTCGCCGATATCATTTCGGGATGCAGCAAGACCTCGCCATAGACCGTAAATGCGGCCGTGGTGGTGACGCCTGCAACGAGGCAGAAGGCCAGGAGGTTGATCGGCAGGCCCCAGAGATTGCCTTTCCGCAGCGCCTTCTCGCTCGTCGCGTAACGCGAGAAATCGCAGAAGTTCAGGTAAAGCGCGGCGAAATAGGTGATCCAGGTGGCGGCCACGGCGGCAAGGGCTGCAAAGGAGCCAGGCTCGCCCGGCACGCCGGCATCCTTGGTCTTTTCGATCAACACGTCGCGCGGGATCTCGGAACCGAAGGAGAAGGTGCCTGATTTGACGACCAGATAGACCGCGAGGATCAGCATCATGATCCAGACGGCGGGACCCGCCCAATCCTGGAACTTGCGAACTGTTTCCATCCCGCGCTGAATGATCAGCAGCTGCAGACCCCAGACGATGACGTAGCAGATGAGCTCGAGGGTCGAGTGGCCGAGCATGTGGCTGTTTTGATGAAAGGCAAGCAGGCTGTCGTTGCGGATCAGCAAGGCAACGATCGCGCCGGATGCGGCGGCGGTCTGCGCCCCGTACCAGAAGCAGGCAACCACCGCCCGGACCAGTGCCGG belongs to Rhizobium indicum and includes:
- a CDS encoding alpha-1,4-glucan--maltose-1-phosphate maltosyltransferase; the protein is MSFSPNQGVLSTPPRIYYVNPLLLQGIDAWREAFDHAADTGFDRVLTAPLFDRGGERSIFASQDLNRLDPQLSLGSAVEDGLGRLAEAARKSGVALMMDLMLDGKARDPKAGFRPVDPRRSPLDPAEPMIAMEAESQSRLLEEWTERLRGLAGLGLAGYRALGIDRIAPAVFKSLISAVREKADAQFLAWTPGTDFGVRDAVKNTGFDGCFSSMAWWDFDERWFIEEHRVQKQLGWQIAFPEPPFARRIAHGTESREILERRAIRALRLAASLGGGVMVPMGFEYGATTPLDPTHGNGTGLRGMRHDLAFDISSEIRLANTEIGKNPHARAASLRLIRNANGPVSALLQSAVEDLRSAENVRFILLNRDLRKSAPAPVTALREAASGFLPAAADGTALRLRAGETLVIEGKAPAPITSRPILDIEQAVASPRLAIESIMPRVDDGRFPVKRVVGDILTVEADIFADGHDPIAAVLLWRPLDAADWNETEMQLVENDRWRAEFLLERIGRYEFAVEAWKNPFAIFRYELTKKNDARLDLKLELQEGLNLIRSAEMHAGATLNAELKALGDSLERASDAERTAILLDAGTLELMNKADRRPFRLRSTASAVDAERKEAAFASWYQIFPRSQSGDPDRHGTFDDVIPRLPAIRDMGFDVLYFPPIHPIGSTNRKGRNNSLKAGPGDPGSPYAIGSGDGGHDAIHPELGEFEDFRRLVEEAGRHGLEIALDLAIQASPDHPWLKEHPGWFDWRPDGTIKYAENPPKKYEDIVNVDFYTKDALPSLWVELRDVVQLWVDQGVKLFRVDNPHTKPFPFWEWLIGDIRARHPDVVFLSEAFTKPKVMYRLAKIGFSQSYTYFTWRNAKWELEQYMRELTETAPKEFFRPHFFVNTHDINPDFLQNAPRPAFLIRAALAATLSGLWGVYNGFELCEGRPDAKRKEYADSEKYEIRAWDYDRPGNIIAEIRTLNRIRSENTALHSHLGLTLLNARNDNILFFGKASRARDNVLLIAISLDPHNFQQSDVELPLWQWSLGDGGTLDAEDLIGGHRFKWTGKWQSISLNPEVLPYAIWRIRSREA
- a CDS encoding MBL fold metallo-hydrolase — protein: MNPSVELCSYPELDDRIVIVRAGDEVDAVFVRTQRFNVLIDTLGTPELCKAALDLLEVQTNTRPLIVINSHMDWDHFWGNAAIAGRAPIIAHAAALDRLRDPSAREVLRDKASQESRFRNVDLIGPDITFAGSMTLNGGDLTLELIHTPGHTPDHIAVWIPELRICLAVDAVEYPVPEVWSKNADDLRLIRSSLERIRGLDARLVIPAHGRTYSPSAVDENLAYFQALADRVGSLSKSQLADPQLDGSSGLRLEDFVPIPDGMPSDVVAFYRKCHETNLGATVQAHIEEAGQ
- a CDS encoding phosphotransferase enzyme family protein: MKLLGGGRAGQIWRDGNTVIRPAGAWTPTVHRFLRHLRSRGFPGAPDPIEITGNQEVVSYVSGRVCEDLSDQFVGSERMLLSAAKLLSDFHSASQGFLEVDREVQTWMLPPQEPRQIICHGDYAPYNVATAGHAVVGIIDFDTAHPAPRLWDLAYSVYRWAPLSDPANPHVTFSLNEQLRRAELFCTAYGATKEERLQLPEMICWRLQALVDFMLASAAAGDETFVEDVVAGDARLYLSDMDYVRSHRDRLLKALC
- the corA gene encoding magnesium/cobalt transporter CorA, whose translation is MERLKDLDSALAQAGSGSTSPPYERPGVVAAAVYQHGQRIRDIRIEEAGEWRSRENAVVWIGLHEPDEVLLHQVQAEFNLHALAIEDAAQPHQRPKLEIYGDAMFIVARTAHMKDDEIVFGETHLFVGRGYVVSVRHGDSSSYLAVRQRCEATPAALAHGENYILYSILDFIVDNYMPVIEVVQEEVEKLEDLVLREQLEKSDIERLYLLRRKLLRLRNAVVPLVDVCRRYEHIDLPGMDPTLQSLFRDVTDHVRRVQEDIDALREVLAFAFEASVMIGQTEQTAIARKLAAWAAILAVPTAIAGIYGMNFNDMPELKFQYGYFVVLGVIVTLCLGLFGFFRRKKWL
- a CDS encoding DUF4272 domain-containing protein; this translates as MMKRIFSALFAWILPMQAAVSQPADEAGARKARSIAQLQSEGVPTIDHLPTIEPESESTRRNTKAVVQRTIALAIVAVKGETGDHEMGQALIRQFDAASFFTPKERAFMDDPDPTDQDRTNLAWRYEGVDVMLWALGISSDLDRPDHICDVPFIANTLRELGTDGLMRRAKLRPQKELLDAADLIFRYDWAAVNARLKGEEPPAGLDKGVVYERHYALNWLIGYMDQDWDDISTDT
- a CDS encoding HAMP domain-containing methyl-accepting chemotaxis protein → MRRPNIKSSLLLIFSGIALLFGLVAYLAVDGLRNTNGSTEEIATHWLPSVQASQAINLSMTNLRLAYRDHIIAQSDAEKKTREDAIKVAEDAVGKSVDAYLLLASSDHERELIRTIKESVGGYIASSSQLLALSRANKTEEAGQYLGGEMRSYSDKLKEATTTLVELDVSGSNKAAELSKQTFDSIEFYLLAAIGVAGLLVLGAVAFVLTGIANPITGITASMRRLAEGDTDSEIPFANRADEIGSMAGAVEIFRQAAITNKRMAIEADENRNRAEADRLAAQEQAEADASERLRIATSGLAAGLKRLAAGDLAFQLNEAFAPDFEALRHDFNQSVTQLGATLRAISDSIGTIDEGTREISSGASDLAKRTEQQAASLEETAAALEEITANVSNSSKRTEETRTVATEANRSAGVSAEVVSHAEEAMERIETSSQQISNIISVIDEIAFQTNLLALNAGVEAARAGEAGKGFAVVAQEVRELAQRSASAAKEIKGLIQNSSKEVEGGVKLVRDTGQALKTIGGFITQINHHMDSIATSAKEQSIGLSEVNVAVNRMDQTTQQNATMVQQSTAASNSLAQEAQKLRELIAQFRLDDAVSQSSALRSTARTMAQPAARAAVHAVAARR
- a CDS encoding NCS1 family nucleobase:cation symporter-1 gives rise to the protein MSVRNPSPSLYNEDLAPAEERKWGAFSIFNVWTSDVHSLWGYYLAASLFLLCGSFVNFVIAIGIGSLVIFCLMSLVGNAGVRTGVPFPVLARASFGTFGANVPALVRAVVACFWYGAQTAAASGAIVALLIRNDSLLAFHQNSHMLGHSTLELICYVIVWGLQLLIIQRGMETVRKFQDWAGPAVWIMMLILAVYLVVKSGTFSFGSEIPRDVLIEKTKDAGVPGEPGSFAALAAVAATWITYFAALYLNFCDFSRYATSEKALRKGNLWGLPINLLAFCLVAGVTTTAAFTVYGEVLLHPEMISAKFDSWFLALLAALTFAIATLGINVVANFVSPAFDFANVFPRQINFKRGGYIAALIALVLYPFAPWETGAAHFVNFIGSTMGPIFGIMMVDYYLIRRSQLNVEALYHENGEFRFQSGWHGNAFIAFAVGVLFSSILPTFTTILPDWWGTYGWFFGVAIGGAIYFVLRMGARRKPAFAS